A genome region from Pseudanabaena sp. Chao 1811 includes the following:
- a CDS encoding PAS domain-containing hybrid sensor histidine kinase/response regulator yields MNTPKTSEEISMKDWQAFQQEVKELRMEVSRLQMENSDLENSLLTAIEHGDLVEEELLEVNKRLKSEIIERKMAQATLQSILEIVYRDKSDLEIMLATATEHGDAIEYEQYNRAVETMRQSEEQFRVIAESTSMAMLVSNISNGVISYANTSAGTMLHRESQDLIQQSITDLFYLESEWNQLQQQFLQTQSVRDYEIRLCKANREPIWVLASLHLLWLKGEQVLLSTFYDITLLKNTEIALRDSETKLREQANLLEHRVDERTRDLQQAKEAAEAASRSKAAFLANMSHELRTPLNAILGFAQLMLYDQELNAQHQSDLQTICNSGNHLLTMINDILEMSKLEAGSVMLKAKECNFYDIVDTARDMLSLKAQEKELLLDFKIAPDVPAYIYVDEGKLRQVLINLIGNAIKFTNTGHIYVRVFPETVNIGDGDSSEPNQYLYFEVEDTGLGISESEQKTLFQPFVQTASGRRSQEGTGLGLSISHNYVKLMGGDMSVTSKLGEGSTFRFHIPLKSLDLFDEELTTKSSNRVIGIEGSPSYRILIAEDIRLNRQLLNRILSPLGFEVREVSNGQDAIALWQDWSPHLIWMDVRMPILNGHEAASAIRELESRRKIPASQKVRIIALTANLVDLREEDLYLHGFDGLIAKPFTEDKIFAKMAEYLNLKYIYSQTSIL; encoded by the coding sequence ATGAATACCCCCAAGACTTCTGAAGAAATATCAATGAAAGACTGGCAAGCTTTTCAGCAAGAGGTCAAAGAATTACGGATGGAAGTCAGCCGACTTCAGATGGAAAATTCTGATCTAGAAAACTCTTTGTTAACGGCAATTGAACATGGTGACCTTGTAGAAGAAGAGTTGCTAGAAGTTAATAAAAGATTAAAAAGTGAAATTATTGAACGCAAGATGGCACAGGCTACCTTGCAATCCATCTTAGAAATTGTCTATCGCGATAAAAGTGATCTCGAAATCATGTTAGCGACAGCAACAGAACATGGTGATGCGATCGAGTACGAGCAGTACAATCGTGCCGTCGAGACAATGCGCCAAAGCGAAGAACAATTTCGGGTGATCGCTGAATCTACCAGTATGGCAATGCTGGTCAGCAATATCTCTAATGGAGTAATCTCCTATGCCAATACTAGTGCTGGCACGATGCTACATAGAGAATCTCAAGATCTGATCCAGCAATCTATCACTGACCTTTTTTATTTAGAATCGGAATGGAACCAGCTACAGCAGCAATTCTTGCAAACTCAAAGTGTGCGCGATTATGAAATTCGTCTGTGCAAAGCAAATCGAGAACCGATCTGGGTACTAGCTTCACTACATTTACTCTGGCTCAAAGGTGAACAAGTTTTACTCAGCACCTTCTATGACATTACTTTACTCAAAAATACAGAAATTGCCCTGCGTGATTCCGAGACCAAATTGAGAGAACAGGCAAACCTATTAGAACATCGTGTCGATGAACGTACCCGCGATCTCCAGCAAGCCAAAGAAGCAGCAGAAGCAGCAAGTCGTTCTAAGGCAGCATTTTTGGCAAATATGAGTCATGAATTGCGAACTCCCCTCAATGCCATTCTGGGCTTCGCGCAACTGATGTTGTATGACCAAGAACTCAATGCCCAACATCAATCGGATCTCCAGACTATCTGTAATAGCGGTAATCATCTCCTCACAATGATTAACGACATCTTAGAAATGTCTAAGCTAGAAGCTGGAAGTGTCATGCTGAAAGCCAAGGAATGCAATTTTTATGACATTGTTGATACTGCCAGAGACATGTTATCTCTGAAAGCCCAAGAAAAAGAATTGTTATTGGATTTTAAGATTGCTCCTGATGTACCTGCTTATATTTATGTCGATGAAGGTAAATTACGCCAAGTTTTAATTAATCTGATTGGCAATGCTATCAAGTTCACCAATACAGGTCACATTTATGTCCGAGTTTTTCCAGAAACAGTCAATATAGGAGATGGTGACAGTTCGGAGCCTAATCAATACCTTTATTTTGAAGTTGAAGATACAGGTTTAGGTATATCTGAATCGGAACAAAAAACGCTATTTCAACCATTTGTCCAAACCGCCTCTGGTCGGCGATCGCAAGAAGGTACTGGGCTAGGTCTATCGATTAGTCATAACTATGTGAAGCTAATGGGTGGAGACATGTCCGTAACTAGTAAATTAGGAGAAGGCTCTACCTTTAGATTTCATATTCCCCTAAAATCCCTAGATCTATTTGATGAAGAGCTAACTACTAAGTCATCAAATCGAGTAATTGGTATTGAAGGAAGTCCATCCTACCGTATTCTCATTGCTGAAGATATTCGTCTAAATCGTCAACTTTTAAATAGAATTCTATCGCCTTTGGGCTTTGAAGTCCGTGAAGTGAGCAATGGTCAAGATGCGATCGCTCTTTGGCAAGATTGGTCACCGCATCTGATTTGGATGGATGTCAGAATGCCAATATTAAATGGGCATGAAGCCGCCTCAGCAATCAGAGAACTTGAATCAAGGAGAAAAATTCCAGCATCTCAAAAAGTTCGGATCATTGCTCTAACTGCAAATCTTGTTGATCTTAGGGAAGAGGACTTGTATCTTCATGGATTCGATGGCCTGATTGCTAAACCCTTCACAGAAGATAAGATTTTTGCAAAAATGGCTGAGTATTTAAATCTGAAATATATCTACAGTCAGACCAGTATTTTGTAA
- a CDS encoding MoaD/ThiS family protein → MTASTPENIQVTVKLFAIFQEVFATDEIYISLETGATVAQIFDRFVEQQPSLEKWRSLTRYAVNLSFVDPCTVIKHGDEVALIPPVSGG, encoded by the coding sequence ATGACTGCATCAACTCCTGAAAATATTCAGGTCACGGTTAAACTATTCGCGATTTTTCAAGAAGTATTTGCTACCGATGAGATTTATATAAGCCTTGAAACAGGCGCTACGGTAGCGCAAATATTTGATCGCTTTGTAGAACAGCAACCGAGCCTCGAAAAATGGCGATCGCTAACCCGTTATGCAGTTAATTTAAGCTTTGTAGATCCATGTACAGTCATAAAACATGGTGATGAGGTAGCACTGATTCCCCCTGTTAGTGGCGGCTAA
- a CDS encoding peptidylprolyl isomerase, which translates to MVTSLMMVFAIATQPSMAALPTKSAIKDPRIILRNALPIENDVLRDVQRTLEQMPRQANLKRWSSLKKDIETVVQTLSQNKADLIAAASSDRQATVTEHLASLEKALVPLQEAIEIKDRNNVKALSEKSLDYVGLVESDLIKEFPFAVPAQYASLPQLKGRALVELTTEKGNAIITVDGYNAPVNAGQFIDLVQKHFYDGLTFTRADENYYLQTGDPDGAADGYIDPKTKQYRTVPIEVRLPDQKVPNYGKTFEETGLSGVVPVLPFAAFGTVAMAHPNDNPNAGSSQFFIYLFESELTPAGLNLLDGNYTVFGYVTDGKETLDKLRLGDKILSARVISGAENLVK; encoded by the coding sequence ATGGTGACATCTTTAATGATGGTATTTGCGATCGCCACCCAACCGAGTATGGCAGCATTACCCACTAAAAGTGCAATTAAAGATCCTCGGATTATTTTGCGAAATGCTCTGCCGATTGAAAATGATGTATTGCGTGATGTCCAACGCACTCTAGAGCAAATGCCCCGCCAAGCAAACCTCAAGCGGTGGAGCAGTCTCAAAAAAGATATCGAAACTGTTGTGCAAACCCTCAGTCAAAATAAAGCAGATTTAATTGCCGCCGCAAGTAGCGATCGCCAAGCAACTGTGACTGAACATTTAGCTAGTTTAGAAAAAGCCCTTGTGCCACTACAGGAAGCGATCGAGATCAAGGATCGGAATAATGTTAAGGCTTTGTCCGAGAAGTCTTTGGACTATGTGGGACTAGTGGAATCGGATCTGATCAAAGAGTTTCCCTTTGCTGTTCCTGCTCAATATGCCAGCTTGCCTCAACTTAAAGGACGCGCACTAGTCGAGCTAACGACCGAAAAAGGCAATGCCATCATTACCGTTGATGGTTATAACGCACCAGTTAACGCAGGTCAATTTATCGATCTTGTACAGAAGCACTTTTATGATGGGCTGACCTTTACCAGAGCCGATGAAAATTACTATCTGCAAACAGGCGATCCCGATGGAGCAGCCGATGGCTATATCGATCCGAAGACCAAGCAATATCGAACTGTGCCAATCGAAGTGCGTTTACCTGACCAGAAAGTCCCTAACTATGGCAAAACCTTTGAAGAAACAGGTTTATCTGGAGTTGTGCCAGTGTTACCTTTTGCTGCCTTTGGTACAGTTGCCATGGCGCATCCTAACGATAATCCTAACGCTGGTTCCTCTCAATTTTTTATCTACCTGTTTGAATCAGAACTTACGCCCGCAGGTTTAAATTTGCTGGATGGTAACTACACTGTTTTTGGTTATGTCACCGATGGCAAAGAAACTTTGGATAAACTAAGACTAGGTGACAAAATTTTGTCTGCCCGTGTCATTAGTGGCGCTGAGAATTTAGTTAAGTAA
- a CDS encoding DnaJ C-terminal domain-containing protein: MQNFRNYYEILGVPKTATADEIKRSYRRLARKYHPDLNPNDKAAEERFKDIGEAYEVLSDTTKRQQYDRFGQYWKQGGFQGSGGRAPSSREPYTPDFERGGYTGDVDFSQYNDFQEFVDQLLGKFRTNERAQDTGGASSYRTSTQAPPRPNPRRDSEAVLELPLERAYVGGRERIRLEDGRSLEVNMPAGVLSGQRIRLKGQGASGGDLYLKIILKPHPFFTLEGSDIRCQLPISPSESVLGVQVEVPTLSGLVKLTIPPAVKSGQQLRLSGKGFPKDARTFGDQYVEIQIVVPKNPSNRERELYEQLLKVQSFDPRENLLKK, translated from the coding sequence ATGCAAAACTTTCGCAATTACTATGAAATCCTCGGTGTACCGAAGACAGCTACGGCTGACGAAATCAAGCGCTCCTATCGCAGGTTAGCGCGGAAATATCATCCCGACCTGAATCCCAATGACAAGGCAGCCGAAGAACGCTTCAAAGATATTGGTGAAGCCTATGAGGTACTGTCTGACACCACGAAACGGCAACAGTACGATCGCTTTGGGCAGTATTGGAAACAAGGTGGATTCCAAGGATCGGGCGGACGCGCTCCCTCATCCCGCGAACCCTACACGCCCGACTTTGAACGTGGTGGCTACACAGGCGATGTGGACTTTAGCCAATACAACGATTTCCAAGAATTTGTCGATCAATTGCTGGGCAAATTCCGCACTAACGAACGCGCCCAAGATACAGGTGGCGCATCCTCCTATCGCACCAGTACCCAAGCCCCACCCCGCCCTAATCCTCGCCGCGATTCGGAAGCTGTCTTAGAATTACCGCTCGAACGAGCCTATGTTGGTGGTCGTGAAAGAATCCGACTCGAAGATGGGCGATCGCTAGAGGTCAATATGCCCGCAGGTGTTCTCTCAGGTCAGAGAATTCGCCTCAAGGGTCAAGGCGCATCGGGCGGCGATCTCTATCTAAAAATTATCCTCAAGCCTCATCCTTTCTTTACCCTCGAAGGTTCCGATATTCGTTGTCAATTACCGATTTCTCCCAGTGAGTCTGTTTTGGGTGTGCAAGTAGAAGTACCAACCCTAAGTGGATTAGTCAAATTGACGATTCCTCCTGCGGTGAAGTCGGGTCAACAATTGCGCCTCTCTGGTAAAGGATTCCCTAAAGATGCCAGAACCTTTGGCGATCAATATGTAGAAATCCAGATCGTCGTCCCCAAAAATCCTAGCAATCGCGAACGAGAACTTTACGAACAATTACTCAAAGTTCAATCCTTCGATCCGCGTGAAAATTTACTAAAAAAATAA
- a CDS encoding PAS domain S-box protein: MTDAGIDPTVDHGSNMPMDESDLSALQSDRLLRSIMENVADLIAVIDARGYRIYNSPSYQRVLGYSSAELQGTWAYDKIHPDDQAQVVKAAEETLKTGMGKVLEYRMQHKDGTWRILQSSGSVMRDEQGNVQNIVIVAHDISDRKMEQWERRRAETELERSRQSYKDLVRREEMLNRRLASQIRNSLDLNTIIATAVNEVQDLLLIDLCNFFWYVPDTDPPEFQLVHFATTESARIADPTYPLTQLTTVGQRLLKQEIIQIQSIYTNLDLDDLSRDLLAERGFTSQLLVPIKTRSQKLGVIVAAHCRGSRPWIADEVELLQAVANQLAIAIDQAELFDSVHANAAASKAQALKLKNALADLQKTQSQLIQTEKMSSLGQLVAGVAHEINNPVNFIYGNLNYTNRFVQSLLGLIDLYRQSYPEPTPEIASFLEEIDFEFLQEDLPKMLTSMKIGAERIRQIVLSLRNFSRTDQEGRKPFNIHEGLDSTLLILQNRFKAYGDRPAINLTKHYGDIPMVYAYAGQLNQVFMNILSNAIDAIDEGLHHKDMASEISIITELKQPTVATQQPTVVIRIADNGQGIPENIRQKLFDPFFTTKPVGKGTGLGLSISYQIVVEKHQGRLECVSTLGEGTEFRIEIPIGMPA; encoded by the coding sequence ATGACGGATGCAGGTATTGATCCAACAGTAGATCATGGCTCGAATATGCCGATGGATGAATCTGACCTATCAGCTTTACAGAGCGATCGCCTCCTTCGGTCGATCATGGAAAATGTTGCCGATTTAATCGCTGTGATCGATGCAAGAGGGTATCGCATCTACAATAGTCCCTCCTATCAAAGAGTTTTGGGCTATTCCTCCGCAGAACTGCAAGGTACATGGGCCTACGACAAAATTCACCCTGATGATCAGGCCCAAGTGGTGAAGGCGGCGGAAGAGACTTTAAAAACAGGGATGGGCAAGGTTTTAGAATATCGAATGCAGCATAAGGATGGGACTTGGCGCATTTTGCAATCTTCGGGGAGTGTGATGCGTGATGAGCAGGGAAATGTGCAAAATATCGTAATTGTTGCCCATGATATTAGCGATCGCAAAATGGAGCAGTGGGAACGTCGCCGTGCTGAGACGGAGCTAGAGCGATCGCGCCAAAGCTACAAAGATCTGGTCAGGCGCGAGGAGATGTTAAACCGTCGTCTGGCTAGCCAGATTCGCAATTCCCTTGATTTAAATACAATTATTGCGACTGCCGTTAATGAAGTACAGGATTTATTACTTATTGATTTGTGTAATTTCTTTTGGTATGTGCCTGATACTGATCCCCCAGAATTTCAGTTAGTCCATTTTGCTACCACTGAAAGCGCACGCATAGCTGATCCCACCTATCCTCTAACCCAATTAACTACAGTTGGTCAGCGCTTACTCAAGCAAGAGATTATTCAAATTCAATCGATTTATACCAACTTGGACTTGGATGATCTCAGTCGGGATTTGCTAGCAGAGAGGGGATTTACTTCGCAGTTACTAGTACCGATTAAAACCCGATCCCAAAAATTGGGCGTAATTGTGGCTGCCCATTGCCGAGGTAGTCGTCCTTGGATTGCCGATGAAGTGGAGTTATTGCAAGCGGTGGCAAACCAATTAGCGATCGCGATCGATCAAGCGGAGCTATTTGACTCGGTACATGCTAATGCGGCTGCCTCGAAAGCCCAAGCCCTCAAGCTAAAAAATGCCCTTGCCGATCTCCAAAAAACTCAAAGTCAGCTCATCCAAACCGAAAAAATGTCCAGTCTAGGGCAGTTGGTCGCAGGAGTCGCCCATGAAATCAATAATCCTGTGAACTTTATCTATGGCAACCTCAACTATACAAATCGGTTTGTCCAAAGTTTACTAGGGCTAATCGATTTGTATCGCCAAAGCTATCCAGAGCCAACCCCCGAAATTGCCAGTTTCTTAGAGGAAATTGATTTTGAGTTTCTCCAAGAAGATCTCCCGAAAATGCTGACATCGATGAAAATCGGGGCAGAACGAATTCGCCAAATCGTGCTGTCTCTGCGAAATTTTTCCCGCACCGATCAAGAGGGACGCAAGCCCTTTAATATCCATGAAGGTTTAGACAGCACCCTATTGATTTTACAAAATCGCTTCAAAGCCTATGGCGATCGCCCTGCTATTAATTTAACTAAGCATTATGGGGATATTCCGATGGTGTATGCCTATGCAGGGCAACTCAATCAGGTATTTATGAATATTTTAAGCAATGCGATCGACGCGATCGATGAGGGACTGCATCACAAGGATATGGCTAGTGAAATTTCCATCATTACAGAATTGAAGCAACCAACAGTAGCGACGCAGCAGCCAACGGTCGTAATTCGGATTGCCGATAATGGGCAAGGCATTCCTGAAAATATTCGCCAAAAACTCTTTGACCCTTTTTTTACAACTAAGCCTGTGGGTAAAGGCACAGGACTAGGGTTATCAATTAGCTATCAAATTGTAGTTGAGAAGCATCAGGGTAGACTGGAATGCGTTTCGACCCTTGGGGAAGGCACTGAGTTTCGGATTGAAATTCCGATAGGTATGCCAGCTTAG
- a CDS encoding DUF2949 domain-containing protein translates to MNYQSQTYAIASRQEDLERHLLEASVVDGEQLAVAKRWQERQEGPLLMILLQLSFIDLHQFSGLLDWSGHGRMDTSY, encoded by the coding sequence ATGAATTATCAATCCCAGACATACGCGATCGCTAGTCGCCAAGAAGATTTAGAACGACACCTGCTTGAGGCATCAGTTGTTGATGGAGAGCAGTTGGCGGTTGCCAAACGCTGGCAAGAACGCCAAGAGGGACCTTTGTTAATGATTTTGCTACAGCTTAGTTTTATTGACTTACATCAATTTAGTGGCTTACTAGATTGGTCTGGTCATGGACGCATGGATACTAGTTATTAG
- a CDS encoding PhoH family protein, translating into MGTPRNEPYIFSLPTPSSAIALAGNREENLKLLAEEIGVRLVLRGQDLLIDGTPEQISLCEQVIKALKPLWSQENAIAAVDIRAARQAIAEERTTEWRDRATISRNRRGDTIQPRTYRQQQYVQAIETHDLIFGVGPAGTGKTYLAAVAAVNALQSNKFERIILTRPAVEAGESLGFLPGDLQQKIDPYLRPLYDAMHEMIGAEKVPQLMERGIIEVAPLAYMRGRTLSNSFIIVDEAQNTTAAQMKMVLTRLGFRSRMVVTGDITQIDLPRHQKSGLVIAMNILKGVQGVSFNFFDKTDVVRHPLVHNIIAAYEDAENNTAQE; encoded by the coding sequence ATGGGTACTCCCCGCAACGAACCGTACATTTTTAGTCTGCCAACTCCTAGTAGTGCGATCGCCCTTGCTGGCAATCGTGAGGAAAATCTGAAACTACTTGCCGAAGAAATCGGTGTACGGCTAGTACTGCGGGGACAAGACCTATTAATTGATGGTACACCTGAGCAGATTAGCCTCTGTGAACAGGTGATCAAAGCCCTCAAGCCTCTATGGTCACAGGAAAATGCGATCGCCGCAGTCGATATTCGAGCTGCAAGACAAGCGATCGCTGAGGAACGCACTACCGAATGGCGCGATCGGGCAACAATTTCCCGTAACCGCCGCGGCGATACAATCCAACCTCGCACCTATCGCCAGCAGCAATATGTACAAGCCATTGAGACCCATGACCTAATCTTTGGTGTGGGGCCCGCAGGTACGGGCAAAACCTACCTCGCTGCCGTTGCTGCGGTTAATGCCTTACAAAGCAATAAATTTGAAAGAATTATTCTCACCCGTCCTGCCGTCGAAGCAGGCGAAAGTCTTGGCTTTCTTCCGGGGGATTTGCAACAAAAAATTGATCCCTACCTGCGGCCTCTCTACGATGCCATGCACGAAATGATCGGCGCAGAGAAGGTTCCCCAACTCATGGAACGGGGCATTATCGAAGTCGCGCCCCTAGCCTATATGCGTGGGCGTACCCTCAGCAATTCCTTCATCATCGTTGACGAGGCGCAAAATACCACGGCTGCCCAAATGAAAATGGTCTTAACTCGCTTAGGTTTTAGATCGCGGATGGTCGTAACAGGGGACATTACCCAGATCGATTTACCACGCCATCAAAAATCTGGTCTAGTCATCGCCATGAATATTCTCAAAGGTGTTCAAGGTGTTTCCTTTAACTTTTTTGATAAAACGGATGTGGTGCGTCATCCCTTAGTGCATAACATCATCGCTGCCTATGAAGATGCCGAAAATAATACTGCCCAAGAATAA
- a CDS encoding DsbA family protein, which yields MRLKPYFLPALVALLLVVTSCTSLGQSANAQLSDAQFEAKVLEIIRKNPQVILDSVQAYQRSQAQKEEQARDKVLAQIRQEPRLLLRNAPVTGSTSQKIILAEFSDFECPYCAKAHEVVKEFMAKNGNDVTLVYKHFPLKEIHAQAEPAALASWAAFQQGKFWEYHNALFEQQSKLGEAFYVELAQNLKLDIDKFNRDRKSNEAKEAIKKDFELGKSLGVRGTPSFLVNGTFFSGVPDLKSLEELIAQIKAGK from the coding sequence ATGCGTCTCAAACCCTATTTCCTACCTGCCTTAGTTGCGCTCTTATTGGTCGTTACAAGTTGTACCTCTTTGGGACAATCGGCTAATGCTCAATTGTCCGATGCTCAGTTTGAAGCAAAAGTTTTAGAGATTATTCGTAAAAATCCACAGGTGATTTTGGATTCAGTACAGGCTTACCAAAGATCGCAAGCTCAAAAGGAAGAGCAGGCTCGCGATAAGGTACTAGCACAAATTCGCCAAGAACCACGTTTGTTACTGCGTAATGCGCCTGTAACAGGTTCAACTAGTCAGAAAATCATTCTGGCGGAATTCTCTGATTTTGAATGTCCTTATTGCGCGAAAGCCCATGAAGTGGTGAAGGAATTCATGGCAAAAAATGGTAATGATGTCACTTTGGTGTACAAGCATTTTCCCCTTAAGGAAATTCATGCACAGGCAGAACCTGCTGCTCTTGCGTCATGGGCGGCTTTTCAGCAAGGTAAGTTTTGGGAATACCATAATGCTCTATTCGAGCAGCAGAGTAAATTGGGAGAAGCGTTCTATGTGGAATTAGCCCAGAATTTAAAACTTGATATCGATAAATTTAATCGCGATCGCAAGAGTAATGAAGCTAAGGAAGCGATTAAGAAGGATTTTGAACTTGGGAAGTCTTTGGGAGTACGCGGTACACCTTCGTTTTTGGTCAATGGCACATTTTTCTCTGGAGTTCCCGATCTCAAGAGTTTAGAAGAGCTAATTGCCCAAATTAAAGCAGGTAAATAG
- a CDS encoding phospholipid carrier-dependent glycosyltransferase yields the protein MSSWREQKTITPLARLTDRLIWLSEHPVFGVMAIALIAFGTRFWNIDGTADIVFDEVYYPKFAQNYLRGEPLFDAHPPLAKYIIALGIQLLGYAPLGYRCMTALAGSLLPLITYEFVWQLSDRRSWAWLTGWFIAMDGLLLVESRFGLINIYILLFGMLSQLCMVLALKRSRQRWFWTIITGLMLGASISVKWTGLAYIIGIVAIAGYAWSRYRQTLNAAQIIIGLIIVPIAFYFVQWIPHLMINPERDIWELHRQIIGFHQNLGVGKTEPIHPYCSPWWSWVLLIRPIAYFFETRPNSMVEFVHAMGNPFLYWLSAIALLLCLSFVIASKFRFPPQAITQIPLRERSQLFWLMFYVTASFLAHWLPWSLSKRCIFLYHYMPASVFAFAALALLVSLLWRSPLPKIRALGGGIFAIVAIAFLFWLPIYIGLPISSGYLPMLMWLRSWI from the coding sequence ATGAGCAGTTGGAGAGAACAAAAAACTATTACTCCCCTTGCTCGTTTAACCGATCGCTTAATTTGGCTATCGGAGCATCCTGTGTTTGGAGTAATGGCGATCGCCTTGATTGCCTTTGGGACAAGATTTTGGAATATCGATGGCACGGCGGATATCGTTTTTGATGAGGTTTACTATCCTAAGTTTGCTCAAAACTATCTCCGTGGTGAGCCTCTATTCGACGCGCATCCGCCCCTAGCGAAATACATCATTGCCTTAGGGATTCAACTTTTGGGTTATGCGCCCTTGGGCTATCGCTGCATGACGGCGCTAGCGGGTTCGCTGTTGCCCTTAATTACCTATGAATTTGTGTGGCAACTGAGCGATCGCCGCAGTTGGGCATGGCTGACGGGATGGTTTATCGCGATGGATGGTTTGCTATTGGTGGAGTCACGGTTTGGCTTGATCAATATTTACATCTTGCTTTTTGGGATGCTCAGCCAGTTATGTATGGTCTTAGCCCTGAAGCGATCGCGACAGCGTTGGTTCTGGACAATCATCACAGGCTTGATGTTAGGCGCATCCATAAGCGTGAAATGGACAGGCTTGGCTTATATTATTGGCATTGTGGCGATCGCTGGTTATGCATGGTCACGCTATCGCCAAACCTTAAATGCAGCTCAGATCATAATTGGCTTAATCATTGTCCCGATCGCCTTCTATTTTGTGCAGTGGATTCCCCATTTGATGATTAATCCTGAGCGCGATATTTGGGAATTGCATCGTCAGATTATTGGCTTTCATCAAAACTTAGGAGTTGGTAAAACTGAACCAATTCATCCCTACTGCTCGCCTTGGTGGAGTTGGGTGTTATTAATTCGCCCGATCGCCTACTTTTTTGAAACCCGTCCCAATAGCATGGTGGAATTTGTCCATGCGATGGGCAATCCCTTTTTATATTGGCTCAGCGCGATCGCCTTGCTACTTTGTCTCAGTTTTGTCATTGCCTCGAAATTTAGGTTTCCCCCTCAAGCCATAACCCAGATACCATTGCGGGAGCGATCGCAATTATTTTGGTTGATGTTTTATGTGACGGCTAGCTTTTTGGCGCATTGGTTGCCTTGGAGCTTGAGCAAACGTTGCATTTTTTTGTATCACTATATGCCCGCCTCCGTATTTGCCTTTGCTGCCCTTGCCCTGTTGGTGTCGCTCCTGTGGCGATCGCCTTTACCTAAGATTCGGGCGCTCGGTGGTGGGATTTTTGCAATTGTGGCGATCGCCTTTTTGTTCTGGCTACCGATTTATATCGGTTTACCGATCTCATCGGGTTATTTACCCATGTTAATGTGGTTGCGTAGCTGGATCTAA